Genomic DNA from Paenibacillus borealis:
CTTTCCGTCCGTAGGACTGTCGTGATAAAAGATAAGTTACTTTAAAATTATATAATTAAAGTTCTCTCCTTGGCAAACCCTACATTATACAGCTTTTGTTGCCGCAGCCTCTTCACTGTCTTCATTTTCTTTGTTGTAAACCAGCTCCGGCGATGGGTCCAGCGACTGTAGTATAATTCTGAAAAAGAACTGGGTACCGCCGCCCGGCGCTGGCTCCGCCCATATTTCTCCTTGCATGAGCTCCACCAGCTTCTTACAAATGGCCAGCCCCAGACCGGTACCCGGATATTTGCGCGTGTGTGAAGCATCCACCTGAGAGAAGGATTGAAACAGCAGCTGCAGCTTATCCGGCGGAATGCCTATACCCGTATCATGCACCATAAACTGAAGTGTTTGTGAAGCTCCCTTCATCCCACAGGACTCAACAGTTACTGTAACCGCTCCCGAATGAGTGAACTTCACCGCATTGCCGATTAAATTAACCAGGATCTGGCGGATGCGTGCAGTATCTCCCATGAACTTGCCGGGAAGCCCCTCTTCTACCGACAGTACAAGCGACAATTGCTTGTCTCTGGTGATTACTTCGAACAGATCCATACATTCCTGCAGCAGCACGGTCAGCTGAAAAGGCTCTTTGTTCAGCACGAGACCATCTGCTTCAAGGCGGGAGATATCCAGAACGTCACTCATTACATGGAGCAGCGCGTGGCTGCTGCTGCTCTGCAGCTTGAGCAGCTCCAGATGCTCAGGTTTGCTGAGCTCTTCGGCCAGCAGCTGATTGATGCCGATAATTCCGTTCAGCGGTGTGCGGATTTCATGGCTCATCGTTGCCAGGAACTCGCTTTTCATCCTGGCTGCACTTTCTGCCGCATCCTTGGCCTGGATCAGTTCATGCTGGTACTGCATCAGGGCTGTGACATCCTCGGCAACGAGATAGATCAGCTGCTCCTTATTATGAAGCAATGGAAATACCGTTACGCTGCAGATCATCTGCTGGCCGTCCTTGGTGATGACCTTCAGTTCCAGCTTGGAGGACTTCCCTAATGAAGCTTGGCGCACAGCTTCTTTAACTGCGGATTCATCTCTGTCGCTATACAGAACGTTCTTGAAGTTCCCCAGTTCTTCTATTCCGTATCCGGTGGTGTTCCACAGGGAAGGATTGGCACTGATGATCTTCTTAAGTGCGGGATCAATACACAACACCATATCCGGGCTATGCTCAAACAAGGCCATATACCGCTGCTCATTAAATGCTGCCGCCCTAAGCACACGCTGCCTGTCCCTGTACAACAGGCCAAGCACAATCGTCACAATGAACAGGAATGAGCCGCCCAGAATGATGCCCAGCAGTGAATCATCCAAGAGCGGGGCGCGTCCTGTATACAAGAATGAATCCACTACTGTAAAGGAGGCACCGGCCATTGCAGAATAATGTATACCAGTGAATGCGCCGGTCAGGGTCAGCACGAGCAGCAGTTTTTTGACGCTGAGCATATTGTACGCATTCTCCAGCCATTTCGGATCATAGGATGCGGTAATTACAGGGACAATCAGGGCGAATAGTATGGACAAGATAATGGACGATACCCCTTGTTCATACGTTGCCGCAAGCTTCATCGCCAGAATTCCGCTATAATGCATAATCAGGATGCCGCTGCTGAACAGCAGGCCGCCAAGGCCCAGATATACACGGCTGCGGGTATGGGGATTCCCGAGCATTACGAACAGCATGTAAGAAGCCGCCACAGGAATGATCAGCGAGCACACAAGCAGCAGC
This window encodes:
- a CDS encoding ATP-binding protein — its product is MEDHHYHYNDLLVLLSVAIAFLSCFTALDLAERLLRGRKGNLYILLISVVLGTGMWSMHFIGMRAMDIGVPVSYDLLLLVCSLIIPVAASYMLFVMLGNPHTRSRVYLGLGGLLFSSGILIMHYSGILAMKLAATYEQGVSSIILSILFALIVPVITASYDPKWLENAYNMLSVKKLLLVLTLTGAFTGIHYSAMAGASFTVVDSFLYTGRAPLLDDSLLGIILGGSFLFIVTIVLGLLYRDRQRVLRAAAFNEQRYMALFEHSPDMVLCIDPALKKIISANPSLWNTTGYGIEELGNFKNVLYSDRDESAVKEAVRQASLGKSSKLELKVITKDGQQMICSVTVFPLLHNKEQLIYLVAEDVTALMQYQHELIQAKDAAESAARMKSEFLATMSHEIRTPLNGIIGINQLLAEELSKPEHLELLKLQSSSSHALLHVMSDVLDISRLEADGLVLNKEPFQLTVLLQECMDLFEVITRDKQLSLVLSVEEGLPGKFMGDTARIRQILVNLIGNAVKFTHSGAVTVTVESCGMKGASQTLQFMVHDTGIGIPPDKLQLLFQSFSQVDASHTRKYPGTGLGLAICKKLVELMQGEIWAEPAPGGGTQFFFRIILQSLDPSPELVYNKENEDSEEAAATKAV